In Haliotis asinina isolate JCU_RB_2024 chromosome 15, JCU_Hal_asi_v2, whole genome shotgun sequence, one DNA window encodes the following:
- the LOC137265863 gene encoding ADP-ribosylation factor 4-like isoform X1: protein MGASLCKTLGWKKDVKMLMMGLDAAGKTTILYQLLQGEVVHAIPTIGFNVERFTHKNISILAWDIGGRDKMRPLIRHYYPMTSAVMFVIDSTDRERLEEISDEVKKALMEDELRKSVILLLANKQDLESAMSVEEIKEKMNYDMLCHYGYSSRRMNIFGCSAVTPEGQDDLRKALDWLSEELVPKSGYWFQSWSTPETLGTEEKLDQVSFKEGSDNDLKPWTFSSYVKGTVTTFKSVLTRFW from the exons ATGGGAGCTTCTCTCTGCAAGACACTGGGTTGGAAGAAGGATGTGAAAATGTTGATGATGG GTCTTGATGCTGCTGGGAAAACAACAATTCTGTACCAGCTATTACAGGGTGAAGTGGTCCATGCCATTCCCACCATTG GCTTTAATGTGGAGCGATTTACACATAAAAATATCAGTATCCTTGCATGGGATATTGGAGGGAGGGACAAaatg CGTCCCTTGATCCGACACTACTATCCAATGACATCAGCTGTGATGTTTGTCATAGACAGCACTGATCGGGAAAGGCTTGAAGAGATAAGTGATGAGGTGAAGAAAGCGTTAATGGAGGATGAGCTGAGGAAATCTGTCATCCTGCTTCTGGCAAACAAGCAGGACCTGGAATCAGCCATGAGTGTGGAGGAAATAAAGGAAAAGATGAACTATGACATGCTATGTCATTATGGATATTCTTCGAGAA GAATGAACATCTTTGGATGTTCAGCAGTGACCCCTGAAGGTCAAGATGACTTGCGTAAGGCTTTGGATTGGCTAAGTGAGGAATTGGTGCCAAAGTCAGGGTACTGGTTTCAGTCCTGGTCTACGCCTGAAACTCTGGGAACAGAGGAAAAACTGGATCAGGTTTCTTTCAAGGAAGGTTCTGATAATGACTTGAAACCCTGGACATTCTCATCTTATGTCAAAGGGACAGTTACAACTTTCAAAAGTGTGCTGACAAGATTCTGGTGA
- the LOC137265863 gene encoding ADP-ribosylation factor 4-like isoform X2, with protein sequence MLLGKQQFCTSYYRVKWSMPFPPLRPLIRHYYPMTSAVMFVIDSTDRERLEEISDEVKKALMEDELRKSVILLLANKQDLESAMSVEEIKEKMNYDMLCHYGYSSRRMNIFGCSAVTPEGQDDLRKALDWLSEELVPKSGYWFQSWSTPETLGTEEKLDQVSFKEGSDNDLKPWTFSSYVKGTVTTFKSVLTRFW encoded by the exons ATGCTGCTGGGAAAACAACAATTCTGTACCAGCTATTACAGGGTGAAGTGGTCCATGCCATTCCCACCATTG CGTCCCTTGATCCGACACTACTATCCAATGACATCAGCTGTGATGTTTGTCATAGACAGCACTGATCGGGAAAGGCTTGAAGAGATAAGTGATGAGGTGAAGAAAGCGTTAATGGAGGATGAGCTGAGGAAATCTGTCATCCTGCTTCTGGCAAACAAGCAGGACCTGGAATCAGCCATGAGTGTGGAGGAAATAAAGGAAAAGATGAACTATGACATGCTATGTCATTATGGATATTCTTCGAGAA GAATGAACATCTTTGGATGTTCAGCAGTGACCCCTGAAGGTCAAGATGACTTGCGTAAGGCTTTGGATTGGCTAAGTGAGGAATTGGTGCCAAAGTCAGGGTACTGGTTTCAGTCCTGGTCTACGCCTGAAACTCTGGGAACAGAGGAAAAACTGGATCAGGTTTCTTTCAAGGAAGGTTCTGATAATGACTTGAAACCCTGGACATTCTCATCTTATGTCAAAGGGACAGTTACAACTTTCAAAAGTGTGCTGACAAGATTCTGGTGA